Proteins encoded by one window of Pseudomonas coleopterorum:
- a CDS encoding sensor histidine kinase: MPMSFSLTQMLLVSAAYLLVLFAVAWVSERGMIARAIIRHPLTYTLSLGVYASAWAFYGTVGLAYQYGYGFLACYLGVSGAFLLAPVLLYPILKVTRTYQLSSLADLFAFRFRSTWAGALTTVFMLVGVLPLLALQIQAVADSIGIMTGELVQNRVALSFCVLITLFTIFFGSRHIATREKHEGLVFAIAFESVIKLIAVGGIGLYALYGVFDGPHDLEQWLLQNQTALASLHAPLQEGPWRTLLLVFFASAIVMPHMYHMVFTENLNPRALVSASWGLPLFLLLMSLAVPLILWAGLRLGVTTNPEFFTLGVGIAANSQALALLAYVGGLSASCGLIIVTTLALSGMMLNHLVLPLYQPPAEGNIYRWLKWTRRALIVAIIMAGYAFYLLLGAKQDLAHLGIVAFVATLQFLPGVLSVLYWPTANRRGFIAGLLAGMAVWMVTMLLPLIGNLQGFYIPRLNMIYVLDDTSWHMAAIASLAANVLLFTLISLFTAASTEEVSAAEACAVDNVRRPQRRELHAASPQEFATQLAKPLGAKAAQREVEQALRDLYLPFDERRPYALRRLRDRIEANLSGLMGPSVAQDMVETFLPYKSGSENYVTEDIHFIESRLEDYHSRLTGLAAELDALRRYHRQTLQELPMGVCSLAKDQEILMWNKAMEDLTGVPAQHVVGSRLVTISQPWRSLLIDFINVPDEHLHKQRLALDGQTRWLNLHKAAIDEPLAPGNSGLVVLVEDLTETQMLEDKLVHSERLASIGRLAAGVAHEIGNPITGIACLAQNLREEREEDAEITELSSQILEQTKRVSRIVQSLMSFAHAGGHQHSDEPVNLAQVAQDAIGLLALNRRNFEIQFYNLCDPEHWAVGDPQRLAQVLINLLSNARDASVAGGAVRVKTEASEQTVDLIVEDEGSGIPKNIMDRLFEPFFTTKDPGEGTGLGLALVYSIVEEHYGQITIDSPADIQSQRGTRIRVTLPRHVEATSAVN, translated from the coding sequence ATGCCGATGAGCTTTAGCCTTACCCAGATGTTGCTGGTCAGCGCGGCCTACCTGCTGGTGCTGTTCGCGGTAGCCTGGGTCAGCGAACGCGGCATGATCGCGCGGGCGATCATTCGCCATCCGTTGACCTACACCCTGTCACTGGGCGTCTACGCCAGCGCCTGGGCATTCTATGGCACGGTTGGCCTGGCCTATCAGTATGGCTATGGTTTTCTGGCCTGCTACCTGGGAGTGTCCGGCGCGTTTCTGCTGGCGCCGGTGCTGCTGTATCCGATACTCAAGGTCACGCGCACCTATCAGCTGTCATCGCTGGCCGACCTGTTCGCCTTTCGCTTCCGCAGCACCTGGGCCGGCGCGCTGACTACCGTGTTCATGCTGGTCGGCGTACTGCCGTTGCTGGCGCTGCAGATTCAAGCGGTTGCCGATTCCATTGGCATCATGACCGGCGAGCTGGTGCAGAATCGAGTGGCGTTGAGCTTCTGCGTGCTCATCACTTTGTTCACGATCTTTTTCGGCTCGCGTCATATCGCGACCCGCGAGAAGCACGAGGGACTGGTGTTCGCCATTGCCTTCGAATCGGTGATCAAGCTGATCGCGGTGGGCGGTATCGGCCTGTACGCCCTGTACGGTGTATTCGACGGGCCGCACGATCTGGAGCAATGGTTACTGCAGAACCAGACCGCGCTGGCTTCGCTGCATGCGCCCCTGCAAGAGGGGCCCTGGCGCACGCTGCTGCTGGTGTTCTTCGCGTCGGCGATCGTCATGCCGCACATGTACCACATGGTCTTTACCGAGAACCTCAACCCCCGTGCGCTGGTCAGCGCCAGTTGGGGGCTGCCGCTGTTCCTGTTGCTGATGAGTCTGGCGGTGCCGCTGATCCTCTGGGCCGGTCTGCGCTTGGGCGTCACCACCAACCCGGAATTCTTCACGCTGGGGGTCGGCATCGCCGCCAACAGTCAGGCGCTGGCGCTGCTGGCGTACGTCGGCGGGCTCTCTGCGTCCTGTGGACTGATCATCGTCACCACCCTGGCGCTGTCGGGCATGATGCTCAACCACCTGGTGCTACCGCTGTACCAGCCGCCGGCCGAGGGCAATATCTACCGCTGGCTGAAGTGGACGCGTCGAGCCTTGATCGTCGCCATCATCATGGCCGGCTATGCCTTCTACCTGCTGCTGGGCGCCAAGCAGGACCTGGCTCACCTGGGCATCGTCGCTTTCGTGGCCACGCTGCAGTTCCTGCCGGGTGTGCTGTCGGTGCTGTACTGGCCCACGGCCAATCGCCGCGGATTCATCGCCGGTCTGTTGGCAGGCATGGCGGTCTGGATGGTTACCATGCTGCTGCCGCTGATCGGCAACCTGCAAGGCTTCTACATTCCGCGCTTGAACATGATCTACGTGCTCGACGACACCAGTTGGCATATGGCAGCCATTGCTTCGCTGGCGGCCAACGTCTTGCTGTTCACGCTGATCTCGCTGTTCACCGCCGCCAGCACTGAAGAAGTCAGCGCCGCCGAAGCCTGTGCGGTGGACAACGTACGCCGCCCGCAGCGCCGCGAGCTGCACGCCGCCTCGCCCCAGGAGTTCGCCACGCAGCTGGCCAAACCGCTGGGCGCCAAGGCTGCCCAGCGGGAGGTGGAACAAGCCCTGCGTGATCTCTACCTGCCCTTCGACGAGCGACGGCCCTACGCCTTGCGCCGTCTGCGTGACCGGATCGAGGCCAACCTGTCCGGCCTCATGGGCCCCAGCGTGGCCCAGGACATGGTCGAGACGTTTTTGCCCTACAAGTCGGGCAGCGAAAACTATGTGACCGAAGACATCCACTTCATCGAAAGCCGCCTGGAAGACTACCACTCGCGCCTGACCGGCCTGGCCGCCGAGCTGGATGCGCTGCGTCGCTACCACCGCCAGACCCTGCAGGAATTGCCCATGGGCGTCTGCTCGCTGGCCAAGGATCAGGAGATCCTGATGTGGAACAAGGCCATGGAGGACCTGACCGGCGTGCCTGCCCAGCACGTGGTCGGCTCGCGCCTGGTAACGATCAGCCAGCCATGGCGCAGCCTGCTGATCGACTTCATCAACGTGCCCGACGAACACTTGCACAAGCAGCGCCTGGCTCTGGATGGGCAGACCCGTTGGCTGAACCTGCACAAGGCCGCCATCGATGAGCCACTGGCACCGGGCAACAGTGGCCTGGTGGTGCTGGTCGAGGATCTGACCGAAACGCAAATGCTCGAAGACAAGCTGGTGCATTCCGAACGCCTGGCCAGCATCGGCAGGCTGGCGGCCGGGGTGGCCCACGAGATCGGCAACCCGATCACCGGCATCGCCTGCCTGGCGCAGAACCTGCGCGAAGAGCGCGAGGAAGACGCCGAGATCACCGAACTGAGCAGCCAGATTCTCGAACAGACCAAACGCGTGTCGCGCATCGTCCAGTCGCTGATGAGCTTCGCCCATGCCGGTGGCCACCAGCACAGCGATGAGCCGGTCAATCTGGCCCAGGTGGCCCAGGATGCCATTGGCCTGCTGGCCCTGAATCGCCGCAACTTCGAGATCCAGTTCTACAACCTGTGCGACCCCGAGCACTGGGCCGTGGGCGATCCACAACGCCTGGCACAGGTGCTGATCAATCTGTTGTCCAATGCGCGGGACGCCTCGGTGGCCGGCGGCGCGGTACGCGTCAAGACCGAGGCCAGCGAACAGACCGTCGACCTCATCGTCGAAGACGAGGGCAGCGGCATTCCCAAAAACATCATGGACCGGTTATTCGAACCGTTCTTCACCACCAAGGATCCGGGCGAAGGGACCGGACTGGGGCTCGCTCTGGTCTATTCCATCGTTGAAGAGCATTATGGACAGATCACCATCGACAGCCCGGCCGATATCCAGAGCCAGCGCGGTACCCGGATTCGGGTGACATTGCCGCGTCATGTCGAAGCGACGTCCGCTGTGAACTGA
- the panB gene encoding 3-methyl-2-oxobutanoate hydroxymethyltransferase encodes MPEITLTTLQSLKLKGEKITMLTCYDATFAHAACAAGVEVLLVGDSLGMVLQGHDSTLPVTVADVAYHVGSVKRGNQGAFIVADLPFMAYATSEQTLANSALLMQAGAHMVKLEGAAWLAEPVRLLAERGVPACVHLGLTPQSVNLLGGYKVQGRQDIQARQMRADAIALEQAGAAMLLLECVPVELAADIAQAVKIPVIGIGAGSAVDGQVLVLHDMLGLSLSGRVPRFVKNFMTGQSDIQGALRAYVSAVKAVDFPAPEHGFAS; translated from the coding sequence ATGCCCGAAATCACCCTGACCACCCTGCAGAGCCTCAAGCTCAAGGGTGAAAAGATCACCATGCTGACCTGCTACGACGCAACATTCGCCCACGCCGCCTGTGCGGCGGGTGTCGAAGTGTTGCTCGTGGGCGATTCGCTGGGCATGGTTTTGCAGGGGCATGACAGCACATTGCCCGTGACCGTTGCCGACGTGGCCTACCATGTGGGCAGCGTTAAACGTGGCAACCAAGGCGCGTTCATCGTGGCCGACCTGCCTTTCATGGCCTATGCCACCAGCGAGCAAACGCTGGCCAACAGCGCTTTGCTGATGCAGGCCGGGGCACACATGGTCAAGCTCGAAGGGGCTGCCTGGCTCGCCGAGCCGGTCCGCCTGCTCGCCGAGCGGGGTGTTCCCGCGTGTGTCCACCTGGGCCTGACCCCACAATCGGTCAACCTGCTCGGCGGCTACAAGGTGCAGGGACGCCAGGATATCCAGGCACGCCAGATGCGTGCCGATGCCATCGCCCTGGAACAGGCCGGCGCGGCCATGCTGCTGCTCGAGTGCGTGCCCGTCGAACTGGCAGCCGACATTGCCCAGGCGGTGAAGATCCCGGTCATCGGCATCGGCGCCGGCAGCGCCGTGGATGGCCAGGTTTTGGTACTGCACGACATGCTCGGGCTGTCGTTGAGCGGCCGCGTGCCACGCTTCGTGAAAAACTTCATGACCGGGCAGAGCGATATTCAAGGCGCCCTGCGCGCCTATGTGAGCGCCGTCAAGGCGGTTGATTTCCCTGCACCTGAACATGGATTCGCCTCATGA
- the pgi gene encoding glucose-6-phosphate isomerase, producing MAYYRTPHDVTTLPAWQALTQHRAAMQDFSMRDAFNADPQRFEHFSLSACGLFLDYSKNLIDTQTRDLLVELANEVDLQGAIKAMFAGELLNASEGRPALHTALRRPVGDKLNVNGVNVMPDVHKVLNQITELVTRIHDGLWRGYTEKPITDVVNIGIGGSFLGPELVSEALLPYAQKGVRCHYLANIDGSEFHELSAKLRAETTLFIVSSKSFSTLETLKNAQAARGWYLAQGGSEAELYRHFIAVSSNNAAAVEFGIREENIFPMWDWVGGRYSLWSAIGLPIAMSIGMANFKELLSGAYTMDQHFQSAPFEQNMPVLLALLGVWYGNFWDAKSHAILPYDHYLRNITKHLQQLDMESNGKSVRQDGTPVNIDTGPVIWGGVGCNGQHAYHQLLHQGTHMIPADFIVPVVSFNPVADHHQWLFANCLSQSQALMLGKSRSESEAELRERGMAEEDVQKLAPHKVIPGNRPSNTLVVERISPRRLGALVAMYEHKVFVQSVLWGINAFDQWGVELGKELGKGVYQRLIGENETTAEDASTQGLINYFRGRHRG from the coding sequence ATGGCGTACTACCGAACCCCGCACGATGTGACTACCCTGCCCGCTTGGCAGGCGCTAACCCAGCACCGCGCTGCCATGCAAGACTTCAGCATGCGCGATGCCTTCAACGCCGACCCTCAGCGTTTCGAGCATTTCTCCCTGAGCGCCTGCGGCCTGTTCCTCGACTATTCGAAAAACCTGATCGACACGCAGACCCGCGACCTGCTGGTCGAGCTGGCCAACGAAGTGGATCTGCAAGGCGCCATCAAGGCTATGTTCGCCGGCGAGCTGCTCAATGCTTCCGAAGGTCGCCCGGCTCTGCACACCGCTCTGCGCCGTCCGGTAGGCGACAAGCTCAACGTCAATGGCGTCAACGTGATGCCGGACGTGCACAAGGTTCTCAACCAGATCACCGAGCTGGTCACGCGCATCCATGACGGCCTGTGGCGCGGCTATACCGAGAAGCCGATCACCGACGTGGTGAACATCGGTATCGGTGGCTCCTTCCTCGGCCCTGAGCTGGTGTCCGAAGCCCTCCTGCCATACGCGCAGAAAGGCGTGCGCTGTCATTACCTGGCCAACATCGACGGCAGCGAATTCCACGAGCTGTCGGCCAAGCTGCGTGCCGAGACGACCCTGTTCATCGTCTCCTCCAAGTCGTTCAGCACCCTGGAAACCTTGAAGAACGCCCAGGCCGCGCGGGGCTGGTACCTGGCACAGGGTGGTTCGGAAGCCGAGCTGTACCGTCACTTCATCGCCGTGTCGAGCAACAATGCCGCCGCTGTGGAGTTCGGTATCCGCGAGGAAAACATCTTCCCGATGTGGGACTGGGTGGGTGGGCGCTATTCGCTGTGGTCGGCCATCGGCTTGCCGATCGCCATGTCGATCGGCATGGCCAACTTCAAGGAGCTGCTGTCGGGCGCCTACACCATGGACCAGCATTTCCAGTCGGCACCGTTCGAACAGAACATGCCGGTGCTGCTGGCCCTGCTGGGCGTGTGGTACGGCAACTTCTGGGATGCCAAGAGCCACGCGATCCTGCCGTACGACCACTACCTGCGCAACATCACCAAGCACCTGCAGCAATTGGATATGGAATCCAACGGCAAGAGCGTACGCCAGGACGGCACGCCGGTGAACATCGACACCGGCCCGGTCATCTGGGGCGGCGTCGGCTGCAACGGTCAGCACGCCTATCACCAGCTGCTGCATCAAGGCACCCACATGATTCCGGCCGACTTCATCGTTCCGGTAGTGAGCTTCAACCCGGTTGCCGACCACCATCAGTGGCTGTTCGCCAACTGCCTGTCGCAGAGCCAGGCGCTGATGCTGGGCAAGAGCCGCAGCGAGTCGGAAGCCGAACTGCGCGAACGCGGCATGGCCGAGGAGGACGTGCAGAAGCTGGCGCCGCACAAGGTCATTCCCGGTAACCGTCCGAGCAACACCCTGGTGGTCGAGCGCATCAGCCCACGTCGCCTGGGCGCGCTGGTTGCAATGTATGAACACAAGGTGTTCGTGCAGAGCGTGCTGTGGGGCATCAATGCCTTCGATCAGTGGGGCGTGGAACTGGGCAAGGAACTGGGCAAGGGTGTCTACCAGCGTCTGATCGGTGAAAACGAAACGACTGCCGAAGATGCTTCGACCCAAGGCCTGATCAACTACTTCCGCGGCCGTCACCGCGGCTGA
- the gluQRS gene encoding tRNA glutamyl-Q(34) synthetase GluQRS has translation MTTPPYIGRFAPTPSGYLHFGSLVAALASWLDARAAGGRWLVRMEDLDPPREVAGAQAAILQTLDSYGLHWDGEVVYQSLRHAAYQQVIDRLLTQGLAYACTCSRKQLEPYQGIYPGTCRNAGHTTEDAAIRVRVPELLYRFEDRVQGAYSQHLGRESGDFVIRRRDGLYAYQLAVVLDDAWQGVTDIVRGADLLDSTPRHLYLQELLGLPQPRYLHVPLIIQPDGNKLGKSYRSPPLDPDQAAPLLVRALRALGQAPEADLADGSVQDVLGWGVAHWNSDAIPRVRTVAEAQLGE, from the coding sequence ATGACAACCCCTCCTTATATAGGTCGCTTCGCCCCGACTCCGAGCGGCTACCTGCATTTCGGCTCCCTGGTGGCCGCCCTGGCGTCCTGGCTGGACGCCCGCGCTGCGGGTGGTCGCTGGCTGGTGCGCATGGAGGACCTCGATCCGCCGCGGGAAGTCGCCGGTGCCCAGGCAGCCATCCTCCAGACGCTGGACAGCTACGGGTTGCACTGGGATGGCGAGGTGGTCTATCAGAGCCTGCGTCATGCCGCCTACCAGCAGGTAATCGACCGCTTGCTCACGCAGGGGCTTGCCTATGCCTGTACCTGCTCGCGCAAACAGCTGGAACCCTATCAAGGCATCTATCCCGGCACCTGTCGCAATGCCGGGCACACGACCGAGGATGCAGCCATCCGCGTGCGCGTTCCGGAACTGCTGTATCGCTTCGAGGACCGAGTGCAGGGTGCGTATTCGCAGCATTTGGGCCGCGAGTCGGGGGACTTCGTCATCCGTCGTCGCGACGGTCTGTATGCCTATCAACTGGCGGTGGTGCTGGACGATGCCTGGCAGGGGGTGACGGATATCGTTCGCGGTGCCGACCTACTGGATTCGACACCGCGCCATCTGTATCTGCAGGAGTTGCTGGGATTGCCGCAACCGCGGTACCTGCATGTCCCTCTGATCATCCAGCCCGATGGCAACAAGCTGGGCAAAAGTTACCGATCTCCTCCCCTGGATCCGGATCAGGCAGCTCCCCTGCTGGTGCGTGCCCTGCGCGCGCTGGGCCAGGCACCTGAGGCCGATCTGGCCGACGGCAGCGTTCAGGATGTGCTGGGCTGGGGCGTGGCGCATTGGAACAGTGATGCGATTCCCCGTGTGCGCACGGTGGCAGAGGCGCAGCTGGGCGAGTGA
- the panC gene encoding pantoate--beta-alanine ligase, with amino-acid sequence MNTVKTVRELRAAVARARGEGKRIGLVPTMGNLHSGHAALVAKATQRVDFVVASIFVNPLQFGPSEDLDKYPRTLAADQERLVQAGCSLLFAPSAAEMYPDGMAGQTRVSVPQLSEGLCGTSRPGHFEGVATVVSKLFNMVQPDLAVFGQKDYQQLAVIRALVRDLNMPIQIIGEPTVRAEDGLALSSRNGYLSEEQRAQAPLLYQVLSQVAAQISQGRRDYPLLLDQARQVIAQAGFVPEYLEVRHALTLRPATADDRDLVILVAANLGTTRLIDNLHLDLDHDPQHG; translated from the coding sequence ATGAACACCGTCAAGACCGTCCGTGAACTGCGCGCCGCCGTGGCCCGCGCTCGTGGCGAAGGCAAGCGTATCGGCCTGGTGCCGACCATGGGCAACCTGCACAGCGGCCATGCGGCGCTGGTCGCCAAGGCCACCCAGCGTGTCGATTTCGTAGTGGCCAGTATCTTCGTCAACCCGTTGCAGTTCGGCCCCAGCGAAGATCTGGACAAGTACCCGCGTACCCTGGCTGCCGATCAGGAGCGGCTAGTGCAGGCAGGCTGCAGTCTGCTGTTCGCACCTTCGGCTGCCGAGATGTACCCCGACGGCATGGCCGGGCAGACCCGTGTGAGCGTTCCGCAATTGTCCGAAGGTCTGTGCGGCACCAGCCGTCCTGGCCACTTCGAAGGCGTGGCGACGGTAGTCAGCAAGCTGTTCAACATGGTCCAGCCAGATCTGGCCGTCTTTGGTCAGAAGGACTATCAGCAACTGGCGGTCATTCGGGCGCTGGTGCGCGATCTCAACATGCCGATCCAGATTATCGGTGAGCCGACCGTGCGTGCCGAAGACGGCCTGGCGCTGTCGTCGCGCAATGGTTATCTGAGCGAAGAACAACGCGCCCAGGCACCGTTGCTGTACCAGGTGCTCAGCCAGGTAGCGGCACAGATCAGCCAGGGCCGTCGCGACTATCCGCTGCTGCTGGACCAGGCCAGGCAAGTCATTGCCCAAGCGGGCTTCGTGCCCGAGTACCTGGAAGTACGCCACGCACTGACCCTGCGGCCGGCCACTGCCGATGACCGCGATCTGGTCATTCTGGTCGCGGCGAACCTGGGTACCACGCGATTGATCGACAACCTGCACCTGGACCTCGATCACGATCCTCAGCACGGCTGA
- a CDS encoding sigma-54-dependent transcriptional regulator, with translation MPHILIVEDETIIRSALRRLLERNQYQVSEAGSVQEAQERFSIPSFDLIISDLRLPGAPGTELIKLGEGTPVLIMTSYASLRSAVDSMKMGAVDYIAKPFDHDEMLQAAARILRDRQSAPAEAVERPASKPGADKPAAQNANGDIGIIGSCPPMQDLYSKIRKVAPTDSNVLIQGESGTGKELVARALHNLSKRAKAPMISVNCAAIPETLIESELFGHEKGAFTGASAGRAGLVEAADGGTLFLDEIGELPLEAQARLLRVLQEGEIRRVGSVQSQKVDVRLIAATHRDLKSLAKLGQFREDLYYRLHVIALKLPPLRERGADVGEIAKAFLIRQSARIGRTDLRFAADAEQAIRQYSWPGNVRELENAVERSVILSESTEISAELLGIDIELADLQDTDDFVGLPSQPNGANNTAHDPTEDLSLEDYFQHFVLEHQDHMTETELARKLGVSRKCLWERRQRLGIPRRKSSVASES, from the coding sequence ATGCCGCATATTTTGATCGTCGAAGACGAAACCATCATTCGATCTGCCCTGCGTCGCCTGCTCGAACGCAACCAGTACCAGGTCAGTGAGGCCGGCTCCGTGCAGGAAGCACAGGAGCGGTTCAGCATTCCATCGTTCGACCTGATCATCAGCGACCTGCGCCTGCCCGGTGCGCCAGGCACCGAGCTGATCAAGCTGGGCGAAGGCACTCCGGTACTCATCATGACCAGCTACGCCAGCCTGCGCTCGGCGGTCGACTCGATGAAGATGGGCGCGGTGGACTACATCGCCAAGCCCTTCGATCACGATGAAATGCTTCAGGCTGCCGCACGCATCCTGCGCGATCGGCAAAGCGCACCGGCGGAGGCCGTCGAACGACCGGCAAGCAAGCCAGGCGCCGACAAACCAGCCGCGCAGAACGCCAATGGCGATATTGGCATCATCGGCTCCTGCCCGCCCATGCAGGATCTCTACAGCAAGATCCGCAAGGTGGCGCCGACCGATTCGAACGTGTTGATCCAGGGCGAGTCCGGCACCGGCAAGGAACTGGTCGCTCGGGCCCTGCATAACCTGTCCAAACGTGCGAAGGCACCGATGATCTCGGTCAACTGTGCCGCGATCCCGGAAACCTTGATCGAGTCCGAACTGTTCGGCCATGAGAAAGGTGCCTTCACCGGCGCCAGCGCCGGGCGTGCCGGACTGGTCGAAGCCGCCGATGGCGGAACGCTGTTTCTCGACGAGATCGGCGAGCTGCCCCTGGAGGCTCAGGCACGCCTGCTCAGGGTCCTGCAGGAAGGCGAGATTCGCCGCGTGGGCTCGGTACAGTCGCAGAAAGTCGACGTTCGTCTGATTGCCGCGACTCACCGCGACCTGAAAAGCCTGGCCAAGCTGGGCCAGTTCCGTGAGGACCTCTACTACCGCCTGCACGTGATCGCGCTGAAGCTGCCGCCATTGCGCGAGCGTGGTGCCGATGTCGGCGAGATCGCCAAGGCGTTCCTGATTCGCCAGAGCGCCCGGATCGGACGTACCGACCTGCGTTTCGCCGCCGATGCCGAGCAGGCGATTCGGCAGTATTCCTGGCCGGGCAACGTGCGCGAACTGGAAAACGCCGTCGAGCGCTCGGTGATCCTTAGCGAGAGCACCGAGATATCGGCCGAGCTGCTGGGCATCGACATCGAACTCGCCGATCTGCAGGACACCGATGACTTCGTTGGCCTGCCTTCCCAACCGAACGGGGCGAACAACACCGCTCACGACCCCACCGAAGATCTTTCTCTGGAAGATTATTTCCAGCACTTCGTGCTGGAGCATCAAGACCACATGACCGAGACCGAGTTGGCGCGCAAATTGGGCGTCAGCCGCAAGTGTCTGTGGGAGCGTCGACAGCGCCTGGGCATCCCGCGGCGCAAGTCGAGTGTGGCCAGTGAAAGCTGA
- the folK gene encoding 2-amino-4-hydroxy-6-hydroxymethyldihydropteridine diphosphokinase, translated as MARVHIGLGSNLDSPQRQLRDALQAMAGLPDTRLVETSSFYTSDSLLPGQPRYTNAVAALDTELAPLALLDALQAIESDQGRERGERWGPRTLDLDIITYADRVIDEPRLKVPHYHLHARAFVLYPLAELVDEAFVLADGRSLRALLAACPFVGLEKL; from the coding sequence ATGGCGCGGGTACACATCGGGCTGGGCAGCAATCTGGACAGCCCGCAACGGCAACTGCGTGATGCCCTGCAGGCCATGGCTGGGCTGCCGGATACCCGACTGGTCGAAACTTCATCGTTCTATACCAGCGACTCACTGCTGCCCGGCCAGCCTCGCTACACCAATGCCGTGGCGGCGCTGGACACCGAGCTGGCCCCACTGGCATTGCTCGACGCACTGCAGGCGATCGAGAGCGATCAAGGCCGTGAGCGTGGCGAGCGCTGGGGGCCGCGTACTCTGGACCTGGACATCATCACCTATGCCGATCGGGTGATCGACGAGCCTCGCCTCAAGGTGCCGCACTACCATCTGCACGCACGCGCGTTCGTGCTGTATCCGTTGGCCGAGCTGGTGGACGAGGCATTCGTATTGGCCGATGGCCGCAGCCTGCGCGCGCTTCTGGCTGCCTGCCCGTTCGTGGGGCTGGAGAAGCTGTAG
- a CDS encoding polynucleotide adenylyltransferase PcnB — MLKKLFKSLNTPARHPQHRRTTPEVLNAGQHSLQRSQFSRHAVGIVERLQSAGYQAYLVGGCVRDLMLGIVPKDFDVATSATPEQVRAEFRNARVIGRRFKLVHIHFGREIIEVATFRANHPEEDDEQDVHRSSSSESGRILRDNVYGTLEDDAQRRDLTINALYYDPVSERILDYANGVHDVRNRLIRLIGDPTQRYQEDPVRMLRAVRFAAKLDFGIEKHTAAPIRELAPMLREIPSARLFEEVLKLFLSGYAADTFEMLVDLQLFDSLFPATTQALEDTPTYTHTLISEALRNTDLRIKQGKPVTPAFLFAALLWPALPARVLRLQSRGMPPIPAMQEAAHELIAEQCQRVAIPKRFTIPIREIWDMQERLPRRSGKRADLLLDNPRFRAGYDFLLLREKAGEETDGLGEWWTDYQDCNDSERRDMIADLGGKDESGAPRKRRRTGAKRSKRGEADE, encoded by the coding sequence ATGCTGAAGAAGCTGTTCAAGTCTTTGAATACTCCCGCGCGTCACCCGCAGCACCGGCGCACCACGCCCGAAGTGCTCAATGCTGGTCAACACTCGCTGCAACGCAGCCAGTTCAGCCGCCACGCCGTGGGCATCGTCGAGCGCCTGCAGAGCGCGGGTTATCAGGCCTATCTGGTAGGCGGTTGCGTACGTGACCTCATGCTGGGCATCGTGCCCAAGGATTTCGACGTCGCCACCAGCGCCACGCCCGAGCAGGTCCGTGCCGAGTTCCGCAACGCACGCGTGATTGGCCGGCGCTTCAAGCTCGTACACATCCATTTCGGCCGCGAGATCATCGAAGTCGCAACCTTCCGTGCCAATCATCCGGAAGAGGATGACGAGCAGGATGTCCATCGCTCCTCCAGCAGCGAAAGCGGGCGCATCCTGCGCGACAACGTCTACGGCACCCTGGAAGACGACGCCCAGCGCCGCGACCTGACCATCAATGCCTTGTACTACGATCCGGTCAGCGAACGGATCCTGGACTACGCCAATGGCGTGCACGATGTGCGCAACCGCCTGATTCGCCTGATCGGCGATCCGACCCAGCGCTATCAGGAGGATCCGGTGCGGATGCTGCGCGCCGTGCGCTTCGCCGCCAAGCTGGACTTCGGCATCGAGAAGCACACCGCTGCGCCGATTCGCGAACTGGCGCCGATGCTGCGCGAGATACCGTCGGCGCGTCTGTTCGAGGAAGTGCTCAAGCTGTTCCTGTCCGGCTACGCGGCCGATACCTTCGAGATGCTGGTCGATCTGCAACTGTTCGACTCGCTGTTCCCGGCCACCACTCAGGCTCTGGAAGACACGCCGACCTACACGCACACGCTGATCAGCGAGGCGCTGCGCAACACCGACCTGCGCATCAAGCAAGGCAAGCCGGTCACCCCGGCTTTCCTGTTCGCCGCCCTGCTCTGGCCGGCGCTGCCGGCGCGTGTACTGCGCCTGCAAAGCCGCGGCATGCCACCGATTCCGGCAATGCAGGAAGCAGCGCACGAGCTGATTGCCGAACAGTGCCAACGCGTCGCCATTCCCAAACGTTTCACCATTCCAATCCGCGAGATCTGGGACATGCAGGAACGTCTGCCGCGACGCAGTGGCAAGCGCGCCGACCTGTTGCTCGACAATCCACGTTTCCGCGCCGGCTACGACTTCCTGTTGCTGCGCGAAAAGGCCGGCGAAGAAACCGATGGCCTGGGCGAATGGTGGACCGATTATCAGGACTGCAACGACAGTGAACGCCGCGACATGATCGCCGACCTGGGTGGCAAGGACGAGTCTGGCGCACCACGCAAGCGTCGTCGTACCGGCGCCAAACGCAGCAAGCGTGGCGAGGCCGACGAATAA